TCAGTCCTCACCGGGCCATCGCCCCGGCTATGCACTCAGCTGTGAATTATCGCTATGCCCGCAATCCTGATGATCTCGTTGAGATGGAAAACGACGATGTACTTACCCTCCTCACCCTTACTCAAAGAATTACTAACATTGATAGCCAAATGCTCCATTCGATTCACACGTTTACTCTCGCTACACAGCTCCCAACTACAGCAGACTAGAAATCGTCCTCAAGACCCTCTTCAAGAACCCCGTTGTATCATACTCCTGCGGCGTCGCAGCGTTTCACTCAATGTTAATCgccatcaaccccaagaaaATCTTTATCTCTGATGGCTATCATGGTGTTCACGCTGTAATCGAGCTCATGACTAAACTCAACGGTTTGAAGAAGCTTtcgcttgatgatcttgatcaagCGGGGCCTGGGGATATGATCCATATCGAAACACCACTGAACCCTACGGGCGAAGCGAGAAATCTTGCGTTCTTTAGTCAGAAGGCTAAAGAGGCGGGGGCGTTGCTTACCGTTGATGCTACGCTTGCGCCGCCGCCGCTGCAGGATCCGATTCAGTTTGGGGCGGATTTGGTCATGCATAGTGGGACGAAGTATATCGGTGGACACTCTGATATGCTCTGTGGTATTGTCATCGTTTCTCCGCAGCAGGTTAAATCCGGGCTGGAGCAGACATTGAGGGATGAACGAATGGTGTTAGGAAATGTCATGGGAAGTTTGGAAGGTTGGTTGGGCATCCGATCACTACGAACTCTTCACCTACGAGTGATGCGTCAGTCCCAAACCGCCGAGGCACTCGTATCATGGCTCAACGCCGGTCTTTCAGACTCATCATCCGTCATCGGGCGTATAGTCCACAAGATCGC
The window above is part of the Fusarium musae strain F31 chromosome 6, whole genome shotgun sequence genome. Proteins encoded here:
- a CDS encoding hypothetical protein (EggNog:ENOG41) codes for the protein MTSNNFVLTAEAHSQALPKFHFSTQAVHADDFVSPHRAIAPAMHSAVNYRYARNPDDLVEMENDDPNAPFDSHVYSRYTAPNYSRLEIVLKTLFKNPVVSYSCGVAAFHSMLIAINPKKIFISDGYHGVHAVIELMTKLNGLKKLSLDDLDQAGPGDMIHIETPLNPTGEARNLAFFSQKAKEAGALLTVDATLAPPPLQDPIQFGADLVMHSGTKYIGGHSDMLCGIVIVSPQQVKSGLEQTLRDERMVLGNVMGSLEGWLGIRSLRTLHLRVMRQSQTAEALVSWLNAGLSDSSSVIGRIVHKIAHSSIQQNAEWLKGQMPGGHSPVFSLWLKNPEHAKRLPSKLFIFQHATSLGGVESLCEWRAMSSRGEDQRMLRISTGVEDLEDLKGDLMQAFEALLSEFP